The Flavobacterium sp. 102 genomic interval CACTTGCATCTGCCTCTGAAATGCCATGAGGAGCGCCGGCTCTTTTTTTCCAAGAAGGTGCAGCTGCACCAAATAATGCCAGTTTACTAACATGTGCCGAGTCATATTTTGTTACATAATGAATCACAACTGCACCACCCATTGAAAAACCACCCATCACGGCATTTTGAATTTTCAGTTTTTCCAAAACTACTTTAATGTCGTCCGAGAAAACATCAAAATCATAACGCCCATAAGGCTTGTCTGATTTTCCAAAACCTCTCAAGGTAATCCCAATAACCCTGAAGCCTTTACGACTTAAATATTGGTACTGATACTCATACATGGCGTCACTTAATGGCCAACCATGAATTAAAACGATGGGCTGGCCTTCGCCAAGGTCGGTTACGTGAAGTTTTACGCCTTTTTCTACTTCAATATATTCTGCTCTACCTAAAGAAGCAGGTGTTCTTTTTTCTTGTGAAAACGATACATTATTAGTTAATAATGTTGTAAATAATCCGATGGTTAAAATTAAATTTTTCATGCTTTTAAATTTTAAAATTGTTACTATTAATTTGATGAAGCAAAGTTGAAGCGGAAAGATTAACTATTCAATGCACAGTATTGTAAGCCTTGATTATATTCTCATAATCATTTGCGGACTTTGATTTTAAAAGATAGGTATAGGCATAAATGGAATCCAGAGAATCATTGTCCTCATTTTCGTCCATTCTATCAACAATGTAATTAATGCTTTTGTTTTTAAGCGTGTCAGGAATTTTAAATACTTTTTGCTGCGCGTTACTTTTTTGAGTAAGAATAAAGGCAACTGCCAAAATGATTTTAAGTGTTTTCATTCTTGATTATGTAGGTTACTATTTGGGGCAATCTGTATGAAATCTTCGGGTATTTAATTGAGGTGTGAAAAATAGTAATTAAAATAATAATGTCAAATTGAGAATTTAGGGGAAATTCAAAGCTTCAATCTTTGAATGTGTAATTGATTAATAAACAATTAATTACATTTAATAAATTAGAGAAGGATTAATTAATCCTTGCATTTTTGCGAATCAACAATTGTTTAATGGCTTTTGCTATGGCTTGGAAATCAGAACTTCTGATTTTAGATTTGTTACGAACAAACATTACCAGTTTTCCCTATGACAGATTTTGCAACCGAGTTGTTGGAAAATTTAGAGGCTCAGTTAAATGAAATTGAAGTAGAGAGAGATTTAATTAAAGCAGCTGAAAATTCCATTAAGGCAACAATTGTTATTTTAGAAAAACTCAAAACTCACTTCGTCCGACATGAGTTTGAGAACAAAATTGATGAAATTAAT includes:
- a CDS encoding alpha/beta fold hydrolase, whose translation is MKNLILTIGLFTTLLTNNVSFSQEKRTPASLGRAEYIEVEKGVKLHVTDLGEGQPIVLIHGWPLSDAMYEYQYQYLSRKGFRVIGITLRGFGKSDKPYGRYDFDVFSDDIKVVLEKLKIQNAVMGGFSMGGAVVIHYVTKYDSAHVSKLALFGAAAPSWKKRAGAPHGISEADASGLITQTMTARQDLIAGFGSAFPAKEGTISKNVEKWLESINLEASPYAITESIKALLDLDLRPELSKIKIPVAIFHGTQDKLCPFAFAEELHKGIKNSFIIQFENSGHALFVEEMEKFNTELEKFAKQ